From Bacillus sp. FSL K6-3431, the proteins below share one genomic window:
- a CDS encoding PP2C family serine/threonine-protein phosphatase: MIHIENNFVEAHGFQTSKDDNTFCGDSFYMKATDEHFLCVVADGLGSGKYAYESSYAVTSVVQSNPDENVDTLMAYSNMETRRKRGAAVAIFKVDYALKQFEYSCVGNIRFYVYSPSGKLTYPMPVTGYLSGRPQKFRTQKFPYESKSKFLIHSDGFMNVNTRALLGSGLPVASLTEQLKVKQVNATDDMTFIVGSLL, from the coding sequence ATGATTCATATTGAGAATAACTTTGTTGAAGCGCATGGTTTTCAAACTTCCAAGGATGATAATACTTTTTGTGGAGATAGCTTTTATATGAAAGCAACGGATGAGCATTTTCTTTGTGTCGTTGCTGATGGCCTTGGTAGCGGAAAGTATGCTTATGAATCATCTTACGCTGTTACTTCAGTTGTTCAGTCAAATCCTGATGAAAATGTTGATACGCTAATGGCCTATAGCAACATGGAAACGCGGCGAAAACGCGGTGCAGCAGTAGCAATCTTTAAGGTTGATTATGCTCTTAAGCAGTTTGAATACAGTTGTGTAGGCAATATTCGTTTTTATGTGTATTCACCATCTGGAAAATTGACTTACCCGATGCCTGTAACAGGGTATCTTTCGGGCAGACCTCAAAAGTTTCGTACACAAAAATTCCCATATGAATCAAAATCTAAATTTCTTATTCATTCTGACGGGTTTATGAATGTAAATACGAGAGCATTGTTAGGTAGCGGCCTTCCTGTTGCTTCGCTGACTGAACAACTGAAAGTAAAACAAGTGAATGCAACAGATGATATGACATTTATCGTAGGAAGCCTGCTCTGA
- a CDS encoding Tex family protein has protein sequence MIQIEQQDDLLIKQLSDELKLAKKQVQSVIELLEEGNTVPFIARYRKEMTGALDEVQIKSILDNWQYLQNLEQRKIDVIRLIEEQGKLTEELQQEIVKAKKLQIVEDLYRPYKQKRRTKATVAKEKGLEPLAEWLLSLSDESSVESEAKRYVSAEKEVLSAEDAIKGAQDIIAEQISDDPNIRQWVRKETFQSGKIASLVKDAEKDDKSIFEMYYEYEEPIKKIVPHRILALNRGEKEDILRVSLKLDNRKVLQYINKYFIKKEHANAAPIVVEAIEDGYKRLIEPAIERELRNELTEKAENQAIHIFSENLRNLLLQPPLKGKVVLGLDPAYRTGCKLAVVDETGKVLEIDVIFPHPPKAKQAEAKDKMMNIIRKYHVEIIAIGNGTASQESEQFTVDVLKELQTDLAYLIVNEAGASVYSASDLAREEFPHLQVEERSAVSIARRLQDPLAELVKIDPKSVGVGQYQHDVTQKKLNDSLSFVVETAVNQVGVNVNTASSSLLQYVSGLSKTVANNIVKQREETGKFANRKQLKKIPRLGAKTYEQAIGFMRIFDGEEPLDLTPIHPESYGEVQRLLTKLGFSTSDLGTEALIEALRGINVDELAAELDLGVLTLTDIIDALMKPGRDLRDEQPKPLLKKDLLKLNDLLPGMELQGTVRNVVDFGAFVDVGVKEDGLVHISKLSNRFVKHPLDVVSLGDVVTVWVEKVDVQKGRLSLTMLKTTN, from the coding sequence ATGATTCAAATAGAACAACAGGATGATTTGCTTATTAAGCAACTATCTGATGAATTGAAATTAGCAAAAAAACAGGTGCAAAGCGTGATTGAATTACTTGAAGAAGGTAATACAGTTCCGTTCATTGCGCGCTATCGTAAAGAAATGACAGGTGCTCTCGATGAGGTTCAAATTAAATCAATATTGGATAATTGGCAGTATTTACAAAACCTTGAGCAGCGAAAGATTGATGTCATTCGTTTAATTGAGGAACAAGGCAAACTGACAGAGGAATTACAACAAGAGATAGTCAAAGCAAAGAAATTGCAAATTGTAGAAGATTTGTATCGTCCATATAAGCAGAAAAGACGTACAAAAGCTACGGTAGCTAAAGAAAAAGGTCTGGAGCCTTTGGCTGAATGGCTACTAAGCTTATCTGATGAAAGTTCTGTCGAATCAGAGGCCAAGCGATATGTTTCAGCTGAGAAGGAAGTGCTATCGGCAGAGGACGCTATTAAAGGCGCGCAAGATATTATTGCAGAACAGATTTCAGATGATCCAAATATACGTCAATGGGTGCGAAAGGAAACATTCCAATCTGGTAAAATTGCTTCGCTCGTTAAGGATGCGGAAAAAGACGATAAAAGCATTTTTGAAATGTATTATGAATATGAAGAACCAATCAAGAAAATCGTTCCACATCGTATACTAGCATTAAACCGCGGTGAAAAAGAAGATATTTTACGTGTATCATTAAAATTAGATAACCGAAAGGTATTGCAGTACATAAATAAATATTTTATCAAAAAAGAACATGCAAATGCTGCGCCAATTGTAGTTGAGGCGATAGAAGACGGTTATAAAAGGTTAATTGAACCTGCTATTGAAAGGGAACTTAGAAACGAGTTGACGGAAAAGGCAGAAAATCAAGCAATACATATCTTTTCCGAGAATTTAAGAAACCTTTTACTTCAACCGCCATTAAAAGGGAAAGTTGTTCTTGGATTAGATCCAGCGTATCGAACTGGTTGTAAGCTTGCGGTAGTGGATGAAACGGGGAAAGTACTTGAGATAGATGTTATTTTTCCGCATCCACCAAAGGCAAAACAAGCGGAAGCGAAAGATAAAATGATGAATATCATTAGGAAATATCATGTTGAAATTATTGCGATTGGTAATGGGACTGCCTCTCAAGAATCAGAACAATTTACCGTTGATGTGTTAAAAGAACTTCAAACAGACCTTGCGTACCTCATCGTAAATGAAGCGGGGGCGAGTGTTTATTCTGCATCCGACCTTGCAAGAGAAGAATTTCCTCATTTGCAAGTAGAGGAAAGGAGTGCGGTTTCCATCGCAAGAAGATTGCAAGATCCACTTGCTGAATTAGTGAAAATTGACCCTAAATCAGTAGGCGTGGGCCAATACCAGCATGATGTTACACAAAAAAAATTAAATGATTCTCTTTCGTTTGTTGTAGAAACCGCGGTTAACCAAGTAGGGGTAAATGTAAACACTGCCTCATCATCCTTACTTCAATATGTATCAGGACTTAGCAAGACGGTTGCTAATAATATCGTCAAGCAACGTGAGGAGACTGGAAAGTTTGCCAATCGGAAGCAATTAAAAAAGATTCCACGTCTTGGTGCAAAAACATATGAACAAGCCATCGGATTCATGCGAATTTTTGATGGGGAAGAACCGCTAGATTTAACCCCAATCCATCCTGAAAGTTATGGAGAGGTACAACGTCTATTGACGAAACTAGGATTTTCCACGTCGGATCTTGGAACAGAGGCGTTAATAGAAGCGCTCAGGGGAATAAATGTAGATGAATTAGCTGCAGAATTGGATCTTGGGGTATTAACATTAACGGATATCATAGATGCCTTAATGAAGCCTGGAAGAGATCTTAGGGATGAGCAGCCAAAGCCACTTCTTAAAAAAGACTTGCTAAAATTGAATGATTTACTGCCGGGAATGGAACTACAAGGAACAGTCCGGAATGTTGTTGACTTTGGTGCATTTGTTGATGTGGGTGTGAAGGAAGATGGTTTAGTCCACATATCAAAATTGAGTAATCGATTTGTCAAACATCCACTTGATGTCGTGTCTCTCGGTGACGTTGTAACTGTGTGGGTAGAAAAAGTGGATGTGCAAAAGGGACGTCTATCACTAACGATGCTAAAAACAACTAATTAG
- the cmpA gene encoding cortex morphogenetic protein CmpA has protein sequence MPAWFQNQIKKAFMQKDRHQVQLLNQCWFFYRKKHR, from the coding sequence ATGCCTGCCTGGTTTCAAAATCAAATAAAGAAAGCATTTATGCAAAAAGATCGTCATCAAGTCCAATTACTTAATCAATGTTGGTTCTTTTACAGAAAAAAACACCGCTAA
- a CDS encoding SprT family protein — MTNEQLQLLTESISIKLFNKTFKHAAYFNPRLRTTGGRYMLSSHDIEINRKYYEEHGLKEMEGIIKHELCHYHLHIEGRGYKHRDNDFRTLLKKVGAPRHCTPLAEEIKRKMYVPRIYECTNCRFIFERKRRINTDRYVCGRCRGKLKEKM; from the coding sequence ATGACGAACGAGCAATTACAGCTGTTAACTGAAAGTATTTCTATAAAACTTTTCAACAAAACCTTCAAACACGCTGCATACTTTAATCCTCGTCTACGAACGACGGGTGGTCGTTACATGCTTTCTTCGCATGACATAGAAATTAATAGAAAGTATTATGAGGAACATGGATTAAAAGAAATGGAAGGTATTATTAAACATGAATTATGTCACTACCATCTTCATATTGAAGGTAGAGGTTATAAACATAGAGATAACGATTTTCGAACACTACTAAAAAAGGTGGGAGCACCGAGACATTGCACTCCGTTAGCAGAAGAAATAAAAAGAAAAATGTATGTGCCCCGCATTTATGAGTGTACAAATTGCAGATTTATATTTGAACGTAAGAGGAGAATAAATACAGATCGGTATGTTTGTGGAAGATGTAGAGGGAAGCTTAAAGAAAAGATGTAG
- a CDS encoding DUF6241 domain-containing protein yields the protein MKKVSIVLIIVIGFAVISIGTYSILDTPKEEIKQEIKQGKEKVDTLEGKAIVEEVSEVETDQSKKIGGIEVELDVNVNSSQDQVLDVMHKMTHQKIKAEDKWGAVPMIKSSIEGIYDIVSQSDFEEKLALMEIVTRWKEGDFSKVDDDHNFFWGIQGGTLGKAFGIMDETEEKEFIIINFGEKFVTEVDIQ from the coding sequence ATGAAAAAGGTATCCATTGTATTAATAATAGTTATCGGTTTTGCTGTAATTTCAATTGGAACTTATTCTATTCTAGATACACCAAAAGAAGAGATAAAACAGGAAATAAAACAAGGTAAAGAAAAGGTGGATACGCTAGAAGGAAAAGCGATTGTTGAAGAAGTAAGTGAAGTTGAAACAGATCAGTCTAAAAAAATTGGCGGCATTGAGGTAGAACTTGACGTGAATGTTAACTCGAGTCAAGATCAAGTTCTTGATGTGATGCATAAAATGACTCATCAAAAAATTAAAGCTGAGGATAAATGGGGTGCTGTGCCAATGATCAAGAGCAGCATCGAAGGTATCTATGATATTGTAAGTCAGAGTGATTTTGAAGAAAAATTGGCGTTAATGGAAATTGTAACTAGGTGGAAAGAAGGAGACTTTAGTAAAGTTGACGATGACCATAACTTTTTTTGGGGAATTCAGGGTGGTACACTTGGTAAAGCTTTTGGAATAATGGATGAAACGGAAGAAAAAGAATTCATTATTATTAACTTTGGAGAAAAGTTCGTAACGGAAGTTGATATTCAATAA
- the tsaE gene encoding tRNA (adenosine(37)-N6)-threonylcarbamoyltransferase complex ATPase subunit type 1 TsaE has translation MQTFDKLSSNSSETHAIAKKLGNLLQKGDVVLLEGDLGAGKTTFTKGLADGLNIKRNVNSPTFTIIKEYMGRLPLYHMDVYRVADSYEDLGLDEYFYGDGVTVVEWAQLIAEQLPEEHLTIYLHHAGDDHRKLLFKPVGVRYEVLCKELWDENSSD, from the coding sequence ATGCAAACATTTGATAAATTGTCTAGTAATTCGAGCGAAACTCATGCTATCGCAAAAAAGCTAGGGAATCTGCTTCAAAAAGGTGATGTGGTTTTACTTGAAGGAGATCTTGGCGCAGGTAAAACAACGTTTACTAAAGGTCTTGCTGACGGATTAAATATAAAAAGAAATGTGAACAGTCCAACCTTTACAATCATAAAAGAGTATATGGGAAGACTACCTCTTTATCATATGGATGTTTATCGGGTAGCAGATTCGTATGAAGATCTTGGGCTTGATGAATATTTTTATGGTGATGGTGTCACAGTGGTTGAATGGGCCCAGTTAATTGCAGAACAGCTCCCGGAAGAGCACTTGACCATCTATTTGCATCATGCAGGAGATGATCATAGAAAATTATTATTTAAGCCGGTAGGTGTAAGATACGAAGTCTTATGTAAGGAGTTATGGGATGAAAATTCTAGCGATTGA
- the tsaB gene encoding tRNA (adenosine(37)-N6)-threonylcarbamoyltransferase complex dimerization subunit type 1 TsaB: MKILAIDTSNEVLGIAMLSEKVIIGEYITNLKKNHSVRLMPAIEQFLSDCETTPAEIDKIVVAQGPGSYTGVRIGVTVAKSLAWSLGIPLVGVSSLAVLAATPRFFKGYISPLFDARRGLIYTGLYRYNQGILEAIRPDRNMLAVDWATELKDLQEPVLFIGNDVPIHQEIFQSELLEFAHFAEVTECNPRPSELGKLGMDLPAEDIHSFTPNYIRLVEAEAKWLEKQERENDE; encoded by the coding sequence ATGAAAATTCTAGCGATTGATACGTCTAACGAGGTACTGGGTATCGCAATGTTAAGTGAAAAGGTTATTATTGGAGAGTATATTACGAATTTGAAAAAGAACCACAGTGTTCGACTGATGCCAGCAATTGAGCAGTTTCTTTCAGATTGTGAGACTACTCCGGCTGAAATAGATAAAATTGTTGTTGCTCAAGGGCCGGGGTCATATACAGGGGTCCGAATTGGTGTAACTGTTGCAAAATCTCTTGCATGGAGTCTAGGTATTCCATTGGTTGGTGTATCAAGTCTCGCAGTTCTAGCCGCAACTCCGCGTTTTTTCAAAGGGTATATTTCTCCTTTATTTGATGCAAGAAGAGGATTGATTTATACCGGTCTTTATCGTTATAATCAAGGGATTCTCGAAGCGATTCGACCAGATCGAAATATGTTAGCAGTAGATTGGGCAACGGAGCTAAAGGATTTACAGGAGCCTGTTCTTTTTATTGGAAATGATGTACCAATTCATCAGGAAATTTTTCAATCGGAGTTATTAGAGTTTGCTCATTTTGCCGAAGTTACTGAATGTAATCCACGCCCCAGTGAACTTGGGAAACTTGGTATGGATTTGCCAGCTGAAGATATACATTCCTTTACTCCTAATTATATCCGACTTGTAGAAGCTGAGGCAAAGTGGTTGGAAAAGCAGGAGAGAGAAAATGATGAATAA
- the rimI gene encoding ribosomal protein S18-alanine N-acetyltransferase, translating into MNKTPSIYDISFKRATELDIDRLVEIEQQSFTVPWPEEAFYNDIVHNRFAVYIMVECNWEVAGYCGMWLVMDEAHITNIALLPQFRGYKLGEALLRKVMFLAKEAGAETMSLEVRVSNKPAKSLYKKLGFQEGGIRKNYYTDNYEDALVMWVNL; encoded by the coding sequence ATGAATAAAACTCCAAGTATATATGATATATCATTTAAACGTGCAACTGAATTAGATATTGATCGACTTGTGGAAATAGAGCAACAGTCCTTCACAGTTCCTTGGCCTGAAGAAGCTTTTTATAATGATATTGTTCATAATCGCTTTGCCGTTTATATCATGGTTGAGTGTAATTGGGAGGTTGCTGGTTATTGCGGTATGTGGCTAGTAATGGATGAGGCACATATTACGAATATCGCCCTTCTTCCACAATTTCGAGGATATAAGCTCGGTGAAGCGCTGCTACGGAAAGTTATGTTCCTTGCCAAGGAAGCAGGGGCGGAAACAATGTCGCTTGAAGTGAGAGTTAGCAATAAACCTGCAAAGTCTCTGTATAAAAAACTAGGCTTTCAAGAAGGCGGTATTCGCAAGAATTACTATACGGATAACTATGAAGATGCTTTAGTAATGTGGGTGAATTTATGA
- the tsaD gene encoding tRNA (adenosine(37)-N6)-threonylcarbamoyltransferase complex transferase subunit TsaD, which produces MEKELIVMGIETSCDETAASVVKNGKDILSNVVASQIESHKRFGGVVPELASRHHVEQITLVMEEALNHANVTFNDIDAIAVTEGPGLVGALLVGVSAAKAIAFAHQIPLVGVHHIAGHIYANRLITEMKFPLLALVVSGGHTELILMEKHGSFRVIGETRDDAAGEAYDKVARTLQLPYPGGPHIDKLAHEGNPVLKLPRAWLEEGSYDFSFSGLKSAVINTLHNAEQRGEKISPEDLAASFQASVIDVLTEKAVRAAKQYGVNQVLLAGGVAANKGLRASLTAAFAELPNMELVIPPLHLCTDNAAMIAAAGSMSYQLGKRSKSDMNANPGLDIEMG; this is translated from the coding sequence ATGGAAAAAGAATTAATCGTAATGGGGATTGAAACAAGCTGTGATGAAACGGCCGCATCTGTTGTGAAAAATGGAAAAGATATACTATCCAATGTTGTTGCATCCCAAATTGAAAGTCATAAGCGATTTGGCGGCGTAGTGCCCGAGCTTGCTTCTAGGCATCATGTAGAACAAATCACGCTTGTCATGGAAGAGGCTTTAAATCATGCTAATGTAACATTTAATGATATTGATGCCATTGCTGTAACAGAGGGTCCTGGTCTTGTAGGTGCATTACTTGTAGGAGTTAGTGCAGCGAAAGCAATAGCTTTTGCCCACCAAATTCCTTTAGTAGGTGTACATCATATTGCCGGTCATATTTATGCAAATAGGTTAATTACAGAAATGAAGTTTCCCTTGCTCGCTTTAGTGGTTTCTGGTGGACATACAGAGCTAATATTGATGGAAAAGCATGGATCATTTAGAGTGATTGGAGAAACGCGTGATGACGCAGCTGGTGAGGCCTACGACAAAGTTGCGCGCACACTACAGTTACCATACCCAGGTGGGCCACATATTGATAAATTAGCACATGAAGGCAATCCAGTATTAAAACTTCCTAGAGCATGGCTAGAAGAAGGATCATATGATTTTAGCTTTAGTGGTTTGAAGTCAGCTGTGATTAATACCCTCCATAATGCGGAGCAGCGTGGGGAAAAAATCTCCCCTGAAGATTTAGCCGCAAGTTTTCAAGCGAGTGTAATTGATGTCCTGACGGAAAAAGCTGTTCGTGCTGCTAAGCAATATGGAGTAAATCAAGTCTTGCTTGCAGGCGGAGTGGCAGCTAATAAAGGACTACGGGCATCATTAACTGCTGCATTTGCTGAATTACCTAATATGGAGCTTGTTATTCCACCGTTACACTTATGCACGGATAATGCAGCTATGATAGCAGCGGCGGGGAGTATGTCCTATCAGTTAGGAAAAAGAAGTAAATCAGATATGAATGCCAATCCAGGTCTAGATATAGAAATGGGATAA
- a CDS encoding ABC-F family ATP-binding cassette domain-containing protein, translated as MMLLQIQQLTKYFGAELILSNIKLEIQSKDRIALVGRNGAGKSTLLKMIAGHLSYDSGQIVRPKDVSIGYLAQNTGLESTLTIWDEMLTVFTDLMKMETEIRKIEQELSDPTSYKQEDKYERLLHDYDQLQVTFKDSGGYQYESDIRSVLHGLRFYEQDYDTLISTLSGGQKTRLALAKLLLTKPDILILDEPTNHLDIETLSWLEQYLQGYAGAILIVSHDRYFLDKVVNQVYELSRHEMIKFHGNYSKYLIHKAETYEREMKQFEKQQGEVSKLQDFIQRNLARASTTKRAQSRRKQLDKIQLLDKPTSGEKSANFSFGIDRPSGNDVLKITDAGIGYEKDNMLSENINVNISRKDSIALVGPNGVGKSTLLKTIIKKLSLLEGSLAFGTNVEVGYYDQQQAELSSNKTVLQELWDLYPHKEEKEIRTVLGNFLFSGDDVQKTVSMLSGGEKSRVALAILMLQEANFLILDEPTNHLDLDSKEVLENALIDYPGTILFVSHDRYFINRLATKVIELSKNGTQEYLGDYNYYVEKKEEMLELARLEAEEKSLHVQTIINSNKDSYQQDKELKKLERQRKRRVEDIESLLADLEAEVANKEELLCLPDVFEDHERVLEINHSLENLHAQINQLLEEWTELSELL; from the coding sequence ATGATGTTATTACAAATACAACAATTGACAAAATACTTTGGTGCAGAGTTAATTTTATCGAATATAAAATTAGAAATACAATCAAAAGATCGAATCGCACTTGTCGGTAGAAACGGCGCTGGAAAATCAACGCTATTAAAAATGATTGCAGGTCATTTATCGTATGATTCCGGACAAATAGTCAGGCCAAAAGATGTATCGATTGGTTATTTAGCACAAAATACCGGACTCGAATCAACACTAACCATCTGGGATGAAATGCTTACCGTTTTTACTGATTTAATGAAGATGGAAACAGAAATCAGAAAAATCGAGCAAGAATTATCAGATCCCACCAGCTATAAACAGGAAGATAAATATGAACGGCTTTTACATGATTATGACCAACTACAAGTTACATTCAAAGATAGTGGTGGATATCAATATGAATCAGACATTCGATCCGTTTTGCATGGATTACGATTTTATGAACAAGATTATGATACTTTAATTTCAACTTTAAGTGGTGGCCAGAAGACACGTCTCGCACTAGCAAAGCTATTACTTACAAAACCAGATATTCTCATCCTAGATGAACCTACCAATCACCTGGATATTGAAACCCTATCTTGGTTAGAGCAATATTTACAAGGCTACGCAGGCGCTATCCTAATCGTATCGCATGACAGGTATTTTTTAGATAAAGTCGTGAACCAAGTGTACGAGCTCTCAAGACATGAAATGATAAAATTCCATGGTAATTACAGCAAATATTTAATCCATAAAGCTGAAACATATGAACGTGAGATGAAACAATTTGAGAAGCAACAAGGAGAGGTTTCGAAACTGCAAGATTTTATCCAGCGGAATTTGGCACGTGCATCCACAACCAAAAGAGCACAGAGTCGCCGTAAACAGCTAGATAAAATCCAGCTTTTAGATAAGCCGACCAGCGGTGAAAAATCTGCTAACTTCTCATTCGGAATAGACCGTCCCAGTGGAAATGATGTCTTAAAAATAACAGACGCAGGAATTGGCTATGAAAAAGATAATATGCTCTCGGAAAATATTAATGTTAATATTTCTCGGAAAGATAGCATTGCGTTAGTTGGTCCAAATGGTGTTGGCAAATCTACTTTATTAAAAACGATCATTAAAAAATTATCTTTGCTAGAAGGTTCGCTAGCATTTGGTACAAATGTAGAGGTTGGATATTACGACCAGCAGCAAGCAGAGCTCTCATCTAATAAAACAGTGCTTCAAGAACTATGGGATCTTTATCCGCATAAAGAGGAGAAGGAAATTAGAACTGTTCTTGGCAATTTTTTATTTAGTGGTGATGATGTACAAAAAACAGTGTCCATGCTAAGTGGTGGTGAAAAGTCCCGCGTTGCACTTGCTATCCTGATGTTACAAGAGGCAAACTTTTTAATCCTTGATGAGCCGACAAACCATTTAGACTTAGATAGCAAAGAAGTACTTGAAAACGCACTTATAGACTATCCAGGAACTATTTTATTCGTATCGCATGACCGTTATTTTATTAATAGACTTGCAACAAAAGTCATCGAGCTTTCTAAAAATGGCACGCAGGAGTACTTAGGAGACTATAATTATTACGTGGAGAAAAAAGAAGAAATGCTCGAACTTGCTAGACTTGAAGCAGAAGAAAAGTCATTACATGTTCAGACAATAATAAATTCTAATAAAGATTCTTATCAACAGGATAAGGAATTAAAAAAGTTAGAAAGGCAACGAAAGAGACGTGTGGAGGACATTGAAAGCTTGTTAGCTGATTTGGAAGCGGAAGTGGCCAATAAAGAGGAGCTATTATGTCTACCAGATGTTTTCGAAGACCATGAGCGTGTATTAGAAATCAATCACAGCTTAGAGAATTTACATGCACAAATTAATCAGCTTTTGGAAGAATGGACAGAACTATCAGAACTACTTTAA
- a CDS encoding redox-sensing transcriptional repressor Rex yields the protein MSEETVKIPHATAKRLPLYYRFIKNLHASGKQRVSSAELSEAVKVDSATIRRDFSYFGALGKKGYGYNVNYLLNFFSKTLDQDELTKVALIGVGNLGTAFLNYNFLKNNNTKITMAFEVDSDKVGTMMGEVPIYDMRELKERLQEDDISVVILTVPANAAQQITDELEKANVKGILNFTPARLTVPSSVRVHHIDLAVELQSLIYFLKNYADTDTEISQE from the coding sequence ATGAGCGAAGAAACAGTTAAAATTCCACATGCAACGGCAAAGCGGTTACCACTTTATTATAGATTTATTAAAAACCTTCATGCATCTGGCAAGCAACGTGTTTCATCCGCGGAGTTAAGCGAAGCAGTAAAAGTAGATTCCGCCACGATTCGTAGAGATTTTTCTTATTTTGGCGCGCTGGGAAAAAAAGGATATGGGTATAATGTGAATTATCTGTTAAATTTCTTTTCCAAAACGTTGGACCAAGATGAGTTAACAAAAGTTGCGTTAATTGGGGTTGGAAATCTGGGAACAGCTTTTTTAAATTATAATTTCCTCAAAAACAATAATACGAAGATTACGATGGCGTTTGAAGTGGATTCGGACAAAGTGGGTACAATGATGGGTGAGGTACCAATATATGATATGCGAGAACTCAAGGAACGTCTTCAAGAGGATGATATTTCGGTCGTGATTTTGACAGTACCTGCGAATGCCGCTCAGCAAATCACTGATGAATTGGAAAAAGCCAATGTGAAAGGAATATTAAATTTCACACCTGCAAGGCTTACAGTTCCATCTTCCGTTCGTGTTCACCATATTGACCTAGCTGTGGAGCTACAGTCACTTATTTACTTTTTGAAAAATTACGCCGATACAGACACGGAAATTTCACAGGAATAG
- a CDS encoding twin-arginine translocase TatA/TatE family subunit, producing the protein MPGPGSWILIALVALLIFGPKKLPELGKAAGNTLREFKNATKGLADEDEKEKKQDADQ; encoded by the coding sequence ATGCCAGGACCGGGTAGTTGGATTTTAATTGCACTTGTTGCTTTATTGATTTTTGGACCTAAGAAATTGCCAGAGCTTGGAAAAGCAGCGGGTAATACATTACGTGAGTTTAAGAACGCGACAAAGGGACTTGCTGATGAAGATGAAAAAGAGAAGAAGCAAGACGCCGACCAATGA
- the tatC gene encoding twin-arginine translocase subunit TatC: MSQNDMTIYDHIEELRKRLIIIVVFLMFAVIGGFFLAQPLIKIIQSADIVQDLTMNAFRITDPFKVYMQMALLLAFIITSPLILYQLWAFISPGLHEKERKVTLGYIPVSVFLFLLGISFAYFILFPFVIQFMLTLSGNMDIQTTIGINEYFQFLFQITIPFGILFQLPVVLLFLARLGIVTPSFLSKIRKYAYFILFVIAAFITPPDIVSHLLVTVPLFILYEISIWISKIGYKKAQAAEKKYEHKQNK, encoded by the coding sequence ATGAGTCAGAATGATATGACGATTTATGACCATATAGAAGAATTAAGAAAACGGCTGATCATTATAGTCGTTTTCTTAATGTTTGCAGTGATCGGCGGATTTTTCCTTGCACAGCCACTAATTAAAATCATACAAAGTGCGGATATTGTGCAAGATTTAACGATGAATGCATTTCGAATCACAGATCCATTTAAAGTATATATGCAAATGGCACTTTTACTTGCATTCATCATTACTTCACCGCTGATTTTATATCAGTTGTGGGCATTTATTAGCCCGGGGCTTCATGAAAAGGAACGTAAAGTAACACTAGGATATATCCCTGTTTCCGTGTTTTTATTTTTATTGGGTATCTCTTTTGCTTACTTCATTTTGTTTCCATTTGTCATCCAATTCATGCTTACGCTTTCGGGGAATATGGATATCCAAACGACAATCGGAATTAATGAGTATTTTCAATTTTTATTCCAAATTACAATTCCATTTGGCATACTATTCCAATTGCCAGTTGTCTTACTGTTTTTAGCAAGGTTGGGAATTGTCACACCATCTTTTTTGTCGAAAATTAGAAAATATGCATACTTTATCTTATTTGTGATTGCTGCATTTATTACACCACCTGATATCGTATCGCATTTATTGGTAACCGTACCGCTCTTTATCTTATATGAAATTAGTATATGGATTTCGAAAATTGGATATAAAAAAGCGCAAGCTGCGGAAAAAAAGTACGAACACAAGCAGAATAAATGA